A genomic region of Sulfobacillus acidophilus DSM 10332 contains the following coding sequences:
- a CDS encoding protein of unknown function DUF1565 (InterPro IPR011459:IPR006626~KEGG: ddi:DDB_G0295727 hypothetical protein~PFAM: Protein of unknown function DUF1565~SPTR: Hemagglutinin-related protein) has product MDSVSETVLYVATTGNDQNAGTSPSAPFLTIQHAVNVAVQTYLPLGPVVINIAPGTYAEQVTVSYASPYALTLVGSADPATPTVIQPTTLTANLTEENTGYFFDDNVGQTAAIVGIQDTQGPVTVEYLTVSGASLTPAGLATGQWSGIAYINSSGTVSHNQVKSIEVSAIIGQASVHGMEMKTTAGTHSLEITHNYLAQYAGHVAIDLMAGGLTSGVLTATVTDNIIIGDPADTLTPVAQFGIAAGGLSGLVVRRNNIAHFSSPWNVSGIWLDPLNPEATWTIAYNSLVANDNGISIHGASGGVIAHNSILAGAAGIEMGPQFNVPSGQIPASSSNSLIQGNTIAGSPTVATTQVTINGTTVESAITGQPVDGILVWDGQQNRFIGNHVSGFVNDAYMGEDPVFLNNAVSWSPGTMPSYDNQGNSLSFNAWGPLATPASSSGVTGYAVVNANNATPFVVDASNNWWGSPSGPSNIANTFNPATQGLPVSAGVNYTPWLTFVPALDLTEATGQTPFSSIGAALSEATPGASLSLATGTFVENVTVSISGVTLASQSSLAPATIQASPTMSMPATISIQADDVTIQSVTVEAPSSGYGVWVGSDPASPILGAQLLGCHIIGGAIGILFTAETEGSVIGVTVEQFARYGISLGNETLGGQGSRVAVQNSVVTGANSPSGTLTGVRWTDGAAGILSDSVITTVGTGVVIEDTAAVTLSQNQLQSVQTGIVITATTAGSIMTDLVLTNNLVAPTPSVSGEVVRGIWVYPQVAATTMAVIANENLLQGVLDAFAQGVVIGQTDVAATISWAGSGNTVTGWRTGLMVLGDPAVLTFSYNNIVDNVTAANNGSVSPIVLSNNWWGAPSAPTNVSGNLVVQPVLTAPVASAS; this is encoded by the coding sequence ATGGATTCCGTTAGCGAAACCGTTCTGTATGTTGCGACAACCGGTAATGACCAAAATGCCGGGACTTCGCCCTCAGCTCCGTTTTTAACCATTCAACATGCGGTCAACGTGGCGGTGCAAACGTATTTACCCTTGGGACCGGTGGTGATTAATATTGCCCCCGGGACTTATGCCGAACAAGTCACCGTTTCCTACGCATCTCCCTACGCTTTGACGTTAGTGGGCAGTGCTGATCCCGCCACACCGACCGTGATTCAGCCGACGACCTTAACAGCTAATCTGACGGAGGAGAACACCGGGTATTTTTTTGATGACAACGTGGGACAAACGGCCGCCATTGTCGGCATTCAAGATACACAGGGACCGGTAACCGTGGAGTATTTGACGGTTTCTGGGGCGTCCTTAACCCCGGCGGGGTTAGCCACGGGTCAATGGTCAGGGATTGCTTATATTAACAGTTCCGGCACGGTTTCTCACAATCAGGTCAAATCCATTGAGGTCTCTGCCATTATCGGGCAGGCGTCCGTCCACGGGATGGAAATGAAGACGACGGCCGGCACCCATTCCCTCGAGATTACCCATAACTATCTGGCGCAATACGCCGGCCATGTGGCGATTGATTTGATGGCAGGAGGCTTAACGTCCGGGGTGTTAACCGCGACGGTTACGGATAATATCATCATCGGTGACCCGGCCGACACCTTAACGCCGGTAGCGCAATTCGGGATTGCGGCCGGTGGGCTAAGTGGCTTAGTCGTTCGCCGCAATAATATTGCGCACTTTTCGTCCCCTTGGAATGTGTCGGGTATCTGGTTAGACCCCCTCAACCCCGAGGCAACCTGGACGATAGCATATAATTCCCTTGTGGCCAACGATAACGGGATTTCGATCCATGGGGCATCGGGCGGCGTTATTGCGCATAATAGCATTTTAGCCGGTGCGGCGGGGATTGAAATGGGCCCACAATTTAACGTCCCATCGGGACAAATTCCGGCGTCAAGTTCGAACAGTCTGATTCAGGGCAATACGATCGCGGGGTCACCTACCGTAGCCACCACCCAGGTGACAATTAACGGGACCACGGTCGAATCGGCCATTACCGGGCAACCGGTAGACGGGATCCTCGTATGGGATGGGCAGCAAAATCGGTTTATCGGCAACCATGTGTCGGGGTTCGTAAACGATGCATACATGGGAGAGGACCCGGTGTTTTTAAATAATGCGGTCTCGTGGTCACCGGGAACCATGCCGTCGTACGACAACCAGGGCAATTCATTATCGTTTAACGCATGGGGACCCTTGGCAACGCCGGCGTCATCATCGGGCGTGACGGGCTACGCGGTAGTCAACGCCAACAACGCAACACCCTTTGTGGTCGATGCCTCCAATAACTGGTGGGGCAGCCCGTCGGGGCCGAGTAATATCGCCAATACGTTTAATCCTGCGACGCAGGGATTACCGGTCTCGGCCGGTGTCAATTACACGCCTTGGCTCACGTTTGTGCCCGCTCTGGATTTAACCGAGGCAACCGGACAAACCCCCTTTTCGTCCATTGGTGCCGCGTTGTCCGAGGCCACGCCCGGAGCCTCTTTAAGCCTGGCGACCGGAACGTTTGTCGAAAATGTCACCGTTTCGATTTCCGGAGTAACCCTCGCGTCCCAGTCGTCCCTTGCCCCGGCGACGATTCAAGCGAGCCCGACGATGTCGATGCCCGCCACCATAAGCATTCAGGCTGACGACGTTACCATCCAATCGGTTACGGTGGAAGCTCCGAGTAGTGGATATGGTGTGTGGGTGGGAAGTGATCCCGCAAGCCCGATTTTGGGGGCCCAACTATTGGGGTGCCACATCATCGGTGGTGCCATCGGGATCCTATTTACGGCCGAAACGGAAGGGTCGGTCATCGGGGTGACCGTGGAACAGTTTGCGCGCTACGGCATTTCTTTGGGGAATGAGACGTTGGGGGGGCAAGGAAGTCGGGTTGCCGTGCAAAATAGCGTCGTCACGGGTGCTAATAGTCCATCCGGGACACTTACAGGGGTCCGGTGGACCGACGGGGCCGCCGGTATTTTGTCCGATTCGGTGATTACCACGGTGGGGACCGGTGTTGTGATCGAGGATACGGCCGCCGTGACCCTCTCGCAAAACCAACTGCAATCCGTTCAAACCGGTATCGTAATAACCGCAACCACGGCCGGAAGCATCATGACCGATTTGGTCCTGACGAACAATTTGGTGGCGCCGACACCGTCAGTTTCCGGCGAAGTGGTTCGGGGAATTTGGGTATACCCCCAAGTGGCGGCTACAACGATGGCGGTCATTGCGAATGAAAACCTGCTGCAAGGAGTCCTCGACGCTTTTGCCCAAGGGGTGGTCATCGGGCAAACGGATGTCGCGGCCACCATCAGTTGGGCCGGGTCCGGCAATACCGTGACCGGATGGCGCACGGGACTGATGGTTTTGGGGGACCCTGCCGTGTTGACCTTTTCGTACAACAATATCGTGGACAACGTAACGGCGGCCAATAACGGCAGCGTATCGCCGATTGTGTTGTCCAACAACTGGTGGGGCGCGCCAAGTGCGCCAACGAACGTCAGCGGAAATCTGGTTGTTCAACCGGTGCTCACGGCACCCGTGGCATCAGCGTCGTGA